In Xiphias gladius isolate SHS-SW01 ecotype Sanya breed wild unplaced genomic scaffold, ASM1685928v1 HiC_scaffold_848, whole genome shotgun sequence, the DNA window ACCACTCTACCAGTGCTGCATGTGAGTACTCAGAAAACCGTTAAATCTTAATTTTCTTCTAAtttttgatgattatttttaaatataatatatattgcGTTTCCCCTCTCTGTCAGGGTCCGTGTTTCCACATGGAACAGGTTAAACCTGCTGAGAGGTGGAGCTCTGAGTTCAGCTATGCGACAGGCTCTGGCATTCGACCCTATCCACCCGGTCCTGGCTGAACCACACCTTGCAGCCCTGGACAGGCGTCTTTCTGGAGTCACAGCAACTGTTAAGCAGTGCATGGAAGCGCAGGGCCCCGACAACACTCTAATAGAGGACCGAATGAACCTCCCACATCCCTAGAAACACGGGAGAGGAGAAAACGGCAAAAACTGGAACAGCCAGGACTTTACTTCCTGAGcctggagaagaggagagggagatggaagGAGGATGACTGAGCAAATGGGGATCAGCCCTGGTGTTGAAGAAGGAGATGCAGAATCAGTAAATGGATGAACAGAGCGGAACAAACACTGCATTTCTTCTGCTCTTGTCCCTTCCTTGTTTGTCACTCTGACAAGACTGGAGTGGTTCCCAAAAAGGAATGACTGGATTCAGAGTGTTGGAACTGTGTCACTTTGAGCTATAAAAACTTTCTCTCAGGACTGCTGTGCACTAAAGGTCCGTATCTACTGTAAGAAACCCTCCGTCTATTACTACTTGTTGTGACGACCCTCCAGCCATGTACCAGATCCTCCCTCCCAGACCAGGGTTTTCTTAGGACTCAACTAAGAAGAAAAGATAGAGCTCGGAGAGATGCAGACACTCAAAAGAGCAGGAGGGAAGTTTGAAATGAGCCACCAACATCTGGATGAAAAGAAACTGTTCAGCCGTGTCTCAGGCTGTTTTGAGTTTACAGTCCAAGAAACTGAAAATCCGTTTTAGAACTGAGAatcccaaccccccaccccccaacagTCAAACTTAACTTGGACTGGAAAGAAAAGAGTCAACTCAGCCCTACCCCATCAATGTGTACATATTTAACTAAGTAGTGACATAgaatgatgaaaagaaagaatatAAATTTGTGGCTAATgctattaaataaaattaagggtgtgtgtgtgcgtttgggtgtgtgtgcgtgggtgtgtgtatggAAGAGTGCCATATCGTGCCGTAAATAAAAATGCTACTGACATGAGACTTGAAGTGAGGGGGCACAGAGGTCAAGTGTAGGTTCATCTTCAGCATTAAACTATGATCTGTATCATTGTGGTTCTCACtcaactttcttttcttccatgcATTCaccacttaaaaacacaaaggctATTTTGAGATATTTACTAGTGTTGTCAGTGCTACTATGTTAATTTTGGAAGGGATTGTCACTTTACTCTAACTTTTAATTGCTCAGATATTTCTACCTTAGTCAGATTTTATCTGAGAGGCATTACAGGTCATATCTGGAATGCAGCGGTTATAGTTAACATTTCGTTTATAATAATTGGTTTTAGTTTTCATAATTCCTCGTCTGACTTTCtgtaaaagtttgttttcttttttccaaatttgaaTCACCTCTCATGTCCTGAATTCAGTTCAAATTTAGGGCAGCAGTAACTCTTTAGTCACATATTAGTCAGAGGTGTAATTGCAAACGGCTGTGTCCATGCCTGTGGGATTACAATTGTTGCAgtgtctgtctcactctgtgttttttgtttttttgttttttgttttgttttgttttttttccttctttcttttggTTGCAGCTTTGATTAGTGGTTGGTGTCATTTGCGTAGTCTGAAGATTTAAACATGATGTGGAGCCAGTGCCACTGCAGTTTGCACATTATAAACATATGTATATGactgcatatacacatatacatacatgtatgtatgtatgtatgtatgtatatgtatatgtatgtatatgtatgtatatgtatatgtgtatatatgtatatgtatgtatatatgtatatgtgtatatgtatgtatatgtatgtgtatatatgtatgtatatgtatgtatgtatatatatgtatatgtatgtatgtgtgtgtatatatatatatatatgtatatatatgtatatatgtatatatatgtatatatgtatatatatgtatgtgtatatatgtatatatatgtatatgtatatatatgtatatgtatatatatgtatatgtatatgtgtatgtatatgtgtatgtatatgtatgtatatgtatatatatgtatatgtatatgtatgtatatgtatatgtatgtatatgtatgtatatgtatatgtatgtatatatatatatgtatatgtatgtatatatatatgtatatgtatgtatatatatatatgtatatgtatgtatgtatatatatgtatatgtatgtatgtatatatatgtatgtatgtatatgtatgtatatgtatgtatatatatatatgtatgtatatgtatatatatgtatgtatgtatatgtatatatgtatgtatatatgtatgtgtatgtatatatatatatatgtatatatgtatatgtatatatatatatgtatgtatgtatatgtgtatatatatgtatatatatgtatatatatgtatatatatgtatgtatatgtatatgtatatgtatatatatatgtatatatatgtatgtatatgtatatatatatatatatgtatatgtatgtatgtatatatgtatatatatatgtatgtatatatgtatatgtatatatatgtatatatatgtatgtgtatgtatgtatatatgtatgtatgtatatatgtatatatgtatatatatatgtatatgtatgtatgtatgtatatatgtatatgtatatgtatgtatgtatgtatgtatatatatatatgtatgtatgtatgtatgtatatatatgtatgtatgtatgtgtgtatgtatgtatatatatgtatgtatgtgtgtatgtatgtatatatatgtgtgtgtatgtatgtatatatatgtgtgtatgtatgtatgtatgtatgtatgtatgtgtatatgtatatgtgtgtatgtatatatgtatatgtatgtatatgtatgtatatgtatatgtatatgtatgtatatgtatatgtatatgtatatatatatatgtatatgtatgtatgtatatatgtatatatatatgtatatgtatgtatgtatatatgtatatatatatgtatatatgtatgtatatatatgtatatgtatatatatgtatatatatgtatatatatatatatatatatgtatatgtatgtgtgtatatatgtgtatatatatatatatatatatatgtatgtatgtatgtgtgtatatatgtgtatatatgtatatatatatatgtatgtatatgtatgtgtgtatatatgtatatgtatatatatatgcatatatatatgtatgtgtatgtatatgtatgtatatatatgtgtatatatatatgtatatgtatatatatatgtgtgtgtatatatatatgtatatgtatgtgtatatatatatgtatatatatatatgtatatgtatgtgtgtatatatatgtatatgtatgtgtatatatatatgtatatgtatgtgtatatatatatatgtatatgtatgtgtatatatatgtatatgtatgtatatatatatgtatgtgtgtatatatatgtatgtatgtgtatgtgtgtatgtgtatgtatgtgtgtatgtatgtatatgtgtgtatgtatgtatatgtgtgtatgtatgtatatatgtatgtatgtatatgtatatatgtatgtatatatgtgtatatgtatgtatatatgtatatatatgtgtatatatgtatatatatgtgtatatatgtgtgtatatatgtgtgtatatatatgtatgtgtatatatatgtatgtatatatatgtctgtgtatatatatgtgtgtgtatatatatatgtgtatatatgtgtatatatacatatgtatgtgtatatatatgtgtgtatatgtatgtatgtgtgtatatgtgtgtatatgtatatatatatgtatatatgtatatgtatgtatatatgtatgtatatgtatgtgtatatgtatgtatgtgtatgtatatatgtatgtgtgtatatatatgtatatgtatatgtatgtgtatatatatatgtatgtatatatatatgtatgtatatatatatatgtatgtatgtatatatatgtatgtatatatatatatgtatgtatgtatgtatatatatatgtatgtatatatgtatgtatgtatgtatatatatatatgtgtgtatgtatgtatatatatatatatatgtatatgtatgtatatatgtatgtatatatgtatgtatatgtatgtatgtatgtatatatacatatgtatatgtatgtatgtatgtatgtatatatatatgtatatgtatgtatgtatatatgtatatatatatatgtatatatgtatgtatgtatatatgtatatatatatatatgtatatgtatgtatgtatatatgtatatatatatatgtatatgtatgtatgtatatatgtatatatatatatgtatatgtatgtatgtatatatgtatatatatatgtatatgtatgtatgtatatatatatatatatgtatatgtatgtatgtatatatgtatatgtatgtatatatgtatatatatatgtatatgtatgtatgtatgtatatatatatgtatatgtatgtatgtatatatatatgtatatgtatgtatgtatatatgtatatgtgtatatgtatgtatgtatgtatatgtatgtatatgtatgtatatatgtatgtgtgtatatgtatgtgtatatgtatgtatatatgtatgtgtgtatatgtatgtatgtgtatgtatatatgtatgtgtgtatatatatgtatgtatatgtatatatgtatgtgtatatatatatgtatgtgtatatatatatgtatgtatatatatatatgtatgtatgtgtatatatata includes these proteins:
- the LOC120787929 gene encoding glycosaminoglycan xylosylkinase-like — translated: FGNAALDERSILAPLYQCCMVRVSTWNRLNLLRGGALSSAMRQALAFDPIHPVLAEPHLAALDRRLSGVTATVKQCMEAQGPDNTLIEDRMNLPHP